A stretch of Kyrpidia spormannii DNA encodes these proteins:
- a CDS encoding ABC transporter ATP-binding protein, giving the protein MLSLRYYTAPDWGEGKGGRGFRDVPWGRIAGYFRPYALLLAGVIGSIVLGSLLGLVQPLLIRGIIDRAIPQRDMVLLSELTGLIVATALASAAVGVLQGYLNARIGQGVMFDLRNEMYRHLVRMPLQFFTNTKTGEIMSRVNNDVNSLQMVVSDTVANSLRNVISVVITVATMFALNWQLALLSLVILPLFIVPTRRVGRMNYNLRKRSQEKLADLSALMQETLGVSGILLVKTFNKEPSEVERFEAKNRELMEAQMRQSLVGRWFFMMLTTISTAGPAIIYWYGGRLVMGDAMTLGTVVAFTAYLGQLYGPVSALANIHVNVMGSAALFSRLFEYLDKPVEIEDRPGAVDVGRVRGQIQFENVYFRYRPGGEWVLRGIDLTIEPGQLVALVGPSGAGKTTLSYLIPRLYDPEVGRVTLDGHDLRDVTLSSLHGQIGVVTQETFLFHASLRDNLLYAKPDATEEEMEAAAKAAYIHDMIQRLPDGYDTLVGERGYKLSGGEKQRIALARVILKNPRILILDEATSALDSHSERYIQAALQPLFQGRTSIVIAHRLSTILRADQIVVIDGGRVVEKGTHRELLARGGLYARLYAEQFADQEAGQPVDGESALERDLNVAGGGQG; this is encoded by the coding sequence GTGTTGTCGTTGCGTTATTACACGGCACCGGACTGGGGGGAGGGAAAAGGGGGGCGGGGATTTCGAGATGTGCCCTGGGGGCGGATTGCCGGGTATTTTCGGCCGTATGCCCTCCTGCTCGCCGGGGTGATCGGCTCCATCGTCTTGGGCAGCCTGCTCGGACTGGTCCAGCCTTTATTGATTCGGGGAATCATCGACCGGGCGATTCCCCAGCGGGATATGGTCCTCCTCAGTGAGTTGACCGGTCTGATCGTGGCCACCGCCCTGGCGTCGGCGGCGGTGGGCGTGCTTCAGGGTTATTTGAACGCGCGCATTGGCCAAGGCGTGATGTTCGACCTGCGCAACGAAATGTATCGGCACCTGGTCCGCATGCCTCTGCAATTTTTCACCAATACAAAAACCGGGGAGATTATGTCCCGGGTCAACAACGATGTAAACAGTCTCCAAATGGTGGTCAGCGACACGGTGGCCAACTCTCTGCGCAATGTCATCAGCGTGGTCATCACCGTGGCGACGATGTTTGCCCTCAACTGGCAGTTGGCCTTGTTGTCGCTGGTGATCTTGCCCCTTTTTATCGTTCCGACCCGCCGAGTGGGGCGGATGAATTACAACCTGCGAAAGCGAAGTCAGGAGAAGTTGGCCGATCTCAGCGCGTTGATGCAGGAGACGCTGGGGGTCAGCGGGATACTTCTGGTGAAAACGTTTAATAAAGAGCCCAGTGAAGTGGAACGGTTTGAGGCGAAAAACCGGGAGCTCATGGAGGCGCAGATGCGCCAGAGCCTGGTGGGCCGCTGGTTTTTCATGATGCTCACCACCATCTCCACGGCGGGGCCGGCGATCATCTACTGGTATGGGGGGCGCCTGGTCATGGGGGACGCCATGACCCTGGGCACGGTGGTGGCCTTCACCGCTTATCTGGGGCAACTGTACGGTCCCGTGTCCGCCTTGGCGAATATTCACGTCAATGTGATGGGGTCGGCGGCGCTGTTCAGCCGACTGTTCGAGTATCTGGATAAGCCGGTGGAGATCGAGGACCGTCCCGGGGCTGTGGATGTGGGGCGGGTTCGGGGCCAGATCCAGTTTGAAAATGTATATTTTCGCTACCGGCCTGGAGGCGAATGGGTGCTGCGGGGGATCGACCTGACCATCGAACCCGGGCAGTTGGTGGCCTTGGTGGGGCCGAGCGGGGCGGGGAAGACGACCTTGAGTTATTTGATTCCCCGGTTGTACGACCCCGAGGTGGGCCGGGTGACTTTGGATGGGCACGACCTTCGGGACGTGACATTATCGTCGCTGCACGGGCAGATTGGCGTGGTCACCCAGGAGACATTTTTATTCCACGCCTCGCTCCGGGACAATCTTCTCTACGCCAAGCCAGACGCCACCGAGGAGGAAATGGAGGCGGCGGCGAAAGCGGCTTACATCCACGACATGATCCAGAGGCTGCCGGACGGGTACGATACCTTAGTAGGGGAGCGGGGGTATAAGCTTTCCGGGGGCGAAAAGCAGCGCATCGCCCTGGCCCGGGTGATTCTCAAAAATCCCCGGATCTTGATCTTGGATGAGGCGACCTCGGCCCTGGATTCCCACTCCGAGCGCTATATCCAAGCTGCCCTTCAGCCCCTTTTCCAGGGGAGAACGTCCATTGTCATCGCCCATCGGCTGTCGACGATCCTGCGAGCGGACCAAATTGTGGTGATCGACGGCGGCCGGGTGGTGGAGAAAGGCACGCATCGGGAGCTGTTGGCCCGGGGTGGGTTGTACGCCCGGCTGTACGCCGAACAGTTCGCCGATCAGGAGGCGGGGCAACCGGTGGATGGGGAAAGCGCGCTTGAGCGGGATCTGAACGTCGCCGGGGGCGGGCAAGGCTGA
- a CDS encoding sulfite oxidase-like oxidoreductase: MAEEGRIPPGQFVTERWPILHAGRVPEIDLESWRLELFGRVEQPVQFTYSEFMALPQTSYRCDIHCVTTWSKYDNLFEGVAFREVLRRVKLLPDARYVLVHAYRGWTTNLPLEELLKEGVLLVHSHNGKSLTPKHGWPLRLVVPHLYFWKSAKWVRGLEFLAEDVPGYWEERGYHMLGDPWRSQRYRDDPEWVNGDLQRAQRGVFRWYVDGER, encoded by the coding sequence GTGGCTGAAGAGGGACGTATTCCCCCGGGTCAATTTGTCACGGAGCGATGGCCGATTCTGCACGCCGGCCGGGTGCCGGAGATTGACCTGGAGAGCTGGAGGCTTGAACTGTTTGGCCGGGTGGAGCAGCCGGTTCAATTCACCTATTCGGAATTCATGGCCCTGCCCCAGACTTCGTACCGGTGCGACATTCACTGTGTGACCACGTGGTCCAAATACGACAACCTGTTTGAGGGCGTGGCTTTTCGGGAGGTCCTTCGGAGGGTGAAGCTCCTGCCCGATGCCCGGTACGTGCTGGTGCACGCCTACAGGGGGTGGACCACGAATTTGCCCCTGGAGGAGTTGCTCAAAGAGGGGGTCCTTTTGGTCCATTCCCATAACGGAAAATCCCTGACTCCAAAACACGGCTGGCCCCTGCGCCTGGTGGTGCCCCATTTATATTTCTGGAAATCGGCCAAATGGGTGCGAGGACTCGAGTTTTTGGCGGAGGATGTGCCGGGATATTGGGAGGAGCGCGGATACCACATGCTCGGGGATCCCTGGCGCTCCCAGCGGTACAGGGATGATCCGGAGTGGGTGAATGGCGATCTGCAAAGGGCGCAACGAGGGGTATTCAGGTGGTATGTCGACGGGGAAAGGTGA
- a CDS encoding gamma-glutamylcyclotransferase family protein, with amino-acid sequence MVRVFVYGTLLVGEANHGVVAPHLLSVCPGRVRGRLYDVGAYPALVLDEAAGEVEGEWFEVTPEGLRAMDDLEEYRGPGQANDYERVWVRDAREERSGWVYVWLDSRGYPEIPVGSWREWLAQR; translated from the coding sequence ATGGTTCGCGTGTTTGTGTATGGAACGCTTTTGGTGGGGGAGGCAAATCACGGGGTGGTCGCTCCCCACCTGCTCAGCGTTTGCCCGGGCCGGGTGCGGGGGCGGTTGTACGACGTGGGGGCGTACCCGGCGCTGGTGTTGGACGAGGCGGCAGGGGAAGTGGAAGGCGAGTGGTTTGAGGTGACGCCGGAAGGGCTTCGGGCCATGGATGACCTGGAAGAATACCGGGGCCCGGGTCAAGCAAACGATTATGAGCGGGTGTGGGTCCGGGACGCCCGGGAGGAGCGGTCCGGGTGGGTATACGTTTGGTTGGATTCCCGGGGGTATCCGGAGATTCCAGTGGGGTCCTGGCGGGAATGGCTCGCCCAAAGGTGA
- the tnpA gene encoding IS200/IS605 family transposase produces the protein MDYIRDEHRVHLIVYHLVWTPKRRKPVLTGAVAVRCREIITAKCEEKGWEILELAMLPDHIHLFVKVWPSDSAADVVKEIKGINSTRSRPSISGSSRVTR, from the coding sequence ATGGACTACATACGTGATGAGCATCGTGTACATTTAATCGTGTACCACTTGGTTTGGACACCGAAACGCCGCAAGCCGGTGTTAACGGGCGCAGTGGCTGTTAGGTGCCGGGAGATCATCACTGCCAAGTGCGAAGAGAAAGGCTGGGAGATTCTAGAGTTAGCCATGCTGCCAGACCACATCCACTTATTTGTGAAGGTATGGCCGTCAGACTCGGCGGCCGATGTGGTCAAGGAGATTAAGGGGATCAATTCAACGAGATCACGGCCTTCTATTTCGGGATCATCCAGGGTCACGAGATGA
- a CDS encoding right-handed parallel beta-helix repeat-containing protein: protein MFGLLVGSVPVHAEEASGGLQAVIDRAPPGSTVKIAPGTYAGPITLVKPMTLLGGPGVRIANGGGGSEDRPLLLVQTSGANVQGVQLEDKLSRPKHATVEVRGDNNVLSDLTISTGSIGIRLQGADGNKIRGVHIQGTGVGRSGGTVFTVGNGIELWNSNDNWVENCRIAKVQDGVYLDTSRRNQVLNNVVQDSHYAVHLMFTGESEISGNRFARNITGVMVMGDDGSRVIGNHIEKQAANVQAQGILVYDSHHCLIAKNHVIGNRIGFYVDQASQNRFVDNTIAQNFLGLYMTASRDNDFNGNLWIGNVVQAQAISSRDNRMVGNYWDDLQGVDADGDGRSDLPYQASPFLLALTRAVPAYQIFFQAPGTFVMEQLFAGDSRRWLTDTAPLMKPPDTGTASAPPMDKTVPLVSFFLLGLGLYPFLHHRPGA from the coding sequence ATGTTCGGCCTGTTGGTGGGGAGCGTGCCAGTGCACGCCGAAGAAGCATCCGGCGGTCTTCAGGCCGTGATCGACCGGGCACCGCCCGGATCCACGGTGAAGATCGCCCCGGGAACGTATGCCGGTCCCATCACCCTGGTAAAGCCCATGACCCTCCTTGGAGGTCCGGGGGTGCGAATCGCAAACGGGGGTGGGGGTTCGGAAGACCGGCCGTTGCTCTTGGTGCAAACCAGCGGAGCGAACGTCCAGGGGGTGCAGCTAGAAGACAAACTCAGTCGTCCGAAGCACGCCACGGTGGAGGTTCGCGGCGACAACAACGTATTGTCCGACCTGACGATATCCACCGGAAGCATAGGAATCCGGCTCCAGGGCGCCGATGGCAACAAGATCCGGGGGGTGCATATCCAGGGAACGGGGGTCGGGCGATCCGGCGGGACGGTGTTCACCGTCGGGAACGGCATTGAACTGTGGAATTCTAACGACAACTGGGTGGAGAACTGTCGAATCGCCAAGGTCCAGGACGGGGTGTATCTCGATACCAGCCGCCGAAACCAGGTGCTCAATAATGTCGTTCAGGATTCTCACTACGCGGTGCACCTCATGTTCACCGGTGAGAGTGAAATCTCGGGCAATCGCTTCGCGCGAAATATCACCGGGGTCATGGTCATGGGGGACGACGGCAGCCGGGTCATCGGCAATCACATCGAGAAACAAGCCGCCAATGTACAGGCCCAAGGGATTCTGGTGTATGATTCTCACCACTGCCTGATTGCCAAGAACCACGTCATCGGCAACCGCATCGGGTTTTATGTGGATCAGGCCAGCCAGAATCGTTTTGTCGACAATACGATTGCGCAAAATTTCTTGGGACTCTATATGACAGCGTCCCGTGACAACGATTTTAATGGCAATTTGTGGATCGGAAATGTCGTTCAGGCCCAGGCGATCTCCAGTCGGGACAATCGCATGGTGGGCAATTACTGGGATGACCTGCAGGGAGTCGATGCGGACGGAGATGGGCGGTCTGACCTTCCTTACCAGGCTTCTCCTTTCCTGTTAGCGCTCACCCGGGCCGTTCCAGCTTATCAGATCTTTTTCCAGGCACCGGGGACCTTCGTGATGGAGCAGTTGTTTGCCGGTGATAGCAGGCGCTGGCTCACGGACACGGCTCCCTTGATGAAGCCACCGGACACCGGAACCGCGTCGGCACCGCCGATGGACAAAACCGTTCCGCTTGTGTCGTTTTTCCTTCTCGGACTGGGACTTTATCCATTCTTACACCATCGACCAGGGGCGTGA
- a CDS encoding nitrous oxide reductase accessory protein NosL: MIGMLAATAALSLALAGCGKQAAQPAAIDPAVDKCAVCHMTVKDDHFATEIILTDGQALKFDDLGCMNKWTQQNGTSQVAQRFVRDYNSSQWLKFEDATYVYDPNIVTPMAYNVVSFQNKADAENFLKQYPGGNLFTADQLGSHNWARNMEMMKKLKEQMQGNMSGGSMNGGNMSGAGMGH, translated from the coding sequence ATGATCGGGATGCTGGCGGCGACCGCCGCCCTCAGTCTTGCTCTCGCGGGCTGCGGGAAACAAGCCGCCCAACCGGCGGCCATCGACCCCGCCGTGGACAAGTGTGCCGTCTGCCATATGACAGTCAAAGATGATCATTTTGCCACGGAGATCATTCTTACCGATGGACAGGCGCTAAAATTTGACGACCTCGGCTGCATGAACAAGTGGACCCAGCAAAATGGCACTTCTCAGGTTGCGCAGCGATTTGTCCGGGATTACAACAGCAGTCAATGGCTCAAATTCGAAGATGCCACTTATGTCTACGACCCGAATATCGTGACTCCCATGGCCTATAATGTCGTTTCCTTCCAGAATAAGGCCGATGCGGAAAACTTCCTGAAACAGTACCCGGGCGGGAACCTGTTTACGGCGGATCAGTTAGGGAGCCATAACTGGGCCCGCAACATGGAAATGATGAAAAAACTGAAAGAACAGATGCAGGGCAACATGAGCGGCGGCAGCATGAACGGAGGTAATATGAGCGGCGCGGGAATGGGGCACTAA
- a CDS encoding ABC transporter permease yields MSAVWIIAKREMKLGYRNPWAYSFLALFSVFSLALVLIQSNRAAGLPAYTHATATMMNLILYLLPMMTLLLGAFSVTAEKEDGTRDLLSTYTLSSGAYMAGKFVGLVAVLASILAVGFGLFGLVGAWLGQGVTLADLALFLGFSAAILLLYLGIALLIGALAANRWQALTMGVGVWFVTVLAWPTLLIASLNLMPHSAVKPMLTLLTFCNPAELVRLFTVIQLGAGSILGPAYVQLVEGASGPWGPVVMAGFGLLWLAVFQTLAVWVWERGRRRG; encoded by the coding sequence GTGAGCGCTGTATGGATCATTGCCAAGCGGGAAATGAAGCTGGGGTACCGGAATCCCTGGGCATACTCATTTCTCGCTCTCTTCAGCGTGTTTAGCCTGGCTCTGGTTTTGATCCAGTCGAACCGGGCAGCCGGGCTGCCGGCGTATACCCATGCCACGGCGACGATGATGAACCTGATCCTCTATCTGCTGCCGATGATGACGCTGCTCTTAGGTGCTTTTTCCGTGACGGCCGAAAAGGAGGACGGCACCCGGGATCTGCTTTCGACTTATACTCTGTCTTCCGGGGCGTACATGGCGGGGAAATTTGTAGGCTTGGTCGCCGTTTTGGCGTCGATATTGGCTGTGGGGTTCGGGCTGTTCGGTCTGGTCGGGGCCTGGCTGGGGCAGGGGGTGACCCTGGCGGATCTGGCTCTGTTCCTGGGTTTTTCAGCGGCCATCCTGTTGTTGTACCTCGGGATTGCCCTCCTGATCGGGGCCCTGGCGGCCAATCGCTGGCAGGCGCTGACCATGGGGGTCGGGGTGTGGTTTGTGACGGTGCTCGCCTGGCCAACCCTTCTCATTGCTTCGTTAAATCTCATGCCCCATAGCGCCGTAAAACCGATGTTGACCCTTCTCACGTTCTGTAATCCTGCCGAATTGGTCCGTCTGTTCACCGTCATCCAGCTCGGGGCCGGATCGATCCTCGGTCCGGCCTATGTCCAGTTGGTGGAAGGGGCGTCGGGGCCTTGGGGACCGGTGGTGATGGCGGGATTCGGATTGCTGTGGCTGGCGGTTTTTCAAACGCTCGCTGTGTGGGTCTGGGAGAGGGGGCGACGCCGTGGGTGA
- a CDS encoding ABC transporter ATP-binding protein yields MGEKGLEWEKISKTIRGNMVVHPFSFRLPPGRVLALAGGNGAGKSTILRMTVGLLRPTSGVIRVNGIETGRRTRAYVEQIGYMPDDFSFSPGLTAWETIAFFAGLKGLDQKRARDVLEIVGLGAERDKRVGHFSKGMQQRLLFAQAILAEPPILVLDEPTNGLDPYWVDTLAELLVGVKKSGRSVVFSTHQLDVAEQVADEVIFLNRGRVISSGAVESFCTRYGAGGLAAAFAELIRKEPGTRVASEGRGQRRGGSG; encoded by the coding sequence GTGGGTGAGAAGGGCCTGGAGTGGGAAAAGATCTCAAAAACGATCCGCGGCAATATGGTGGTCCATCCTTTCAGCTTTCGGCTTCCGCCCGGACGGGTGTTGGCCCTTGCGGGCGGAAACGGTGCTGGCAAAAGTACGATCCTGCGCATGACGGTGGGCCTCCTGCGGCCGACGAGCGGGGTTATTCGAGTCAATGGGATTGAAACGGGTCGGCGGACCCGGGCTTATGTCGAACAGATCGGCTACATGCCGGATGATTTTTCCTTCTCCCCGGGTTTGACCGCCTGGGAGACCATTGCTTTTTTCGCGGGGCTCAAAGGGCTGGACCAGAAAAGAGCCCGGGATGTTTTGGAAATCGTCGGACTTGGGGCGGAGCGGGACAAGCGGGTTGGCCACTTTTCTAAGGGCATGCAGCAGCGACTGCTCTTCGCCCAAGCGATCCTGGCGGAGCCTCCCATTTTGGTGCTGGACGAGCCGACCAATGGCCTGGATCCGTACTGGGTGGACACCCTGGCAGAGCTCCTCGTCGGGGTCAAAAAGAGCGGGAGGTCGGTGGTGTTCTCGACGCACCAGCTCGATGTGGCCGAACAGGTGGCCGATGAGGTGATTTTTCTGAATCGGGGACGGGTGATCAGCTCGGGCGCGGTAGAATCTTTTTGCACCCGATACGGAGCCGGCGGTTTGGCGGCTGCCTTTGCCGAGTTGATTCGCAAAGAACCGGGCACTCGGGTGGCTTCGGAAGGGAGGGGACAACGGCGCGGCGGTTCGGGGTGA
- a CDS encoding bifunctional YncE family protein/alkaline phosphatase family protein: protein MKERRIARKRWVAGAAMAALMLGTGLAPGSAWAREAGPQSNGTAVTSYDWVVTPAGKQVTLGDFPMGGALSPDGRYLVVSNDGQGTQSLQVIDLKQQKVIQTIPYKSPEALYLGVAFSPDGKTLYASAGGNNKIRVFQLRDGQLSEQSPIVLIGLTPGPKANNQKGNAYPAGLTVSADGGFLYVVNNLYNTVVKIDTSTGKVVAQGNVGQYPYTSLLSQDGKTLYVTNWGEDTVTALDPDTLQTQATIKVGLHPNALALNPRTGAIYVANSDSDTLSVIDPSRQKVVQTISLAPYRGALPGSQPDALTVSPDGRTLYVANAGNNDIAVVDLGKGSPTARADVKGLIPTGWYPTGVYTTDRGKQILVLNAKGLGAGPNTQGQYIGNMISGTLSIIDAPNPGELLRYTEQVKRNNQPAYGPGSNGRPGDGRTDRFPIPRFLGQDSPIKHVIYVIKENRTYDQVFGDMGKGNSDPSLTEFGKDITPNLHKLANQFVLLDNTYTDAEVSADGHNWSTAAEANDYVEKNWLANYSGRNRGYDFEGTNPATYPQNGFIWNDATKSGVSFRDYGEFVEKDSKTGKWVPTDPSIGQNYDPDYPGWDLNISDLTRFDKWNEEFQQYVKNGNLPQFEIVRLPNDHTMGTKPGALTPQAYVAQNDYALGKLVHTVSHSPYWKNTAIFVIEDDSQDGLDHVDAHRTEALVISPYTQRGGTVDSTFYDTASMLKTIELILGMKPMTQYDAAALPMINAFTTHPDFAPYDAVPPTYPLDARNGHNAPMAMVSEQMDWSQEDVASPKKLDEVLWAATHPGQPYPKKSEADGSPNAANGSAGVAEAAD, encoded by the coding sequence ATGAAGGAGCGGAGGATTGCACGAAAAAGGTGGGTGGCGGGTGCAGCCATGGCTGCGCTCATGTTAGGGACCGGCTTAGCACCGGGATCCGCATGGGCCCGGGAGGCCGGGCCTCAATCAAATGGCACCGCGGTCACCTCCTACGACTGGGTCGTGACCCCCGCTGGGAAGCAGGTCACCCTGGGAGATTTCCCGATGGGTGGCGCCCTCAGCCCAGACGGTCGATACCTGGTGGTCTCGAACGACGGGCAAGGCACCCAGTCCCTTCAAGTCATTGATCTCAAACAGCAAAAGGTCATTCAGACCATACCCTACAAGTCTCCGGAAGCCCTCTATCTCGGCGTGGCTTTTAGCCCGGACGGAAAGACGCTGTACGCCTCGGCAGGCGGTAACAACAAGATCCGCGTGTTCCAGCTTCGCGACGGCCAACTGTCCGAGCAATCCCCCATTGTGCTCATCGGTCTAACCCCGGGGCCCAAGGCCAATAACCAAAAGGGAAATGCGTATCCCGCGGGACTGACCGTTTCCGCAGACGGCGGCTTCTTGTATGTCGTCAACAACCTGTATAATACCGTGGTCAAAATCGACACCTCCACGGGCAAGGTGGTGGCCCAGGGGAACGTCGGCCAATACCCGTACACCTCTCTTCTCTCCCAAGACGGAAAAACCCTTTACGTCACCAACTGGGGCGAAGACACGGTGACCGCTCTGGATCCGGACACCCTACAGACCCAGGCCACCATCAAGGTCGGTCTTCACCCGAATGCCCTGGCCCTGAACCCCCGCACCGGCGCGATCTATGTGGCCAACTCGGACAGTGATACCCTCTCGGTGATCGACCCCTCCCGGCAAAAGGTCGTTCAGACCATTTCCCTCGCTCCCTATCGAGGCGCCCTGCCCGGAAGCCAACCGGATGCCCTCACCGTGAGCCCGGATGGCCGCACCCTCTACGTGGCCAATGCCGGCAACAACGACATCGCCGTCGTCGATCTCGGCAAAGGGTCCCCCACCGCCCGGGCTGATGTCAAAGGCCTCATCCCCACCGGTTGGTACCCCACTGGAGTATACACAACGGACAGGGGAAAGCAGATCCTGGTCCTTAACGCCAAGGGCCTCGGGGCCGGACCCAACACTCAAGGGCAGTATATCGGGAATATGATAAGCGGCACTCTTTCCATCATTGACGCCCCGAACCCAGGCGAACTCCTGCGTTACACCGAGCAAGTGAAGCGCAACAATCAACCCGCTTATGGGCCTGGGTCCAACGGGCGCCCTGGTGACGGCCGGACGGACCGGTTTCCCATCCCCCGATTCCTCGGCCAGGATTCCCCGATTAAGCACGTGATCTATGTCATCAAAGAAAATCGCACCTACGACCAGGTGTTCGGCGACATGGGCAAAGGCAACAGTGACCCGTCCCTGACCGAATTCGGCAAGGACATCACCCCGAATCTTCACAAGTTGGCCAACCAGTTCGTGCTCCTCGACAACACCTACACCGACGCCGAGGTCAGCGCAGACGGGCACAACTGGTCTACCGCCGCCGAAGCCAATGATTACGTAGAGAAAAACTGGCTGGCCAACTACAGCGGCCGGAACCGGGGATATGATTTCGAGGGCACAAACCCCGCGACCTACCCACAAAATGGATTCATCTGGAATGACGCGACAAAGTCCGGAGTGTCGTTTCGGGACTATGGGGAGTTCGTGGAGAAAGACTCCAAGACTGGCAAATGGGTTCCCACCGACCCCAGCATCGGGCAAAACTATGATCCCGATTATCCTGGTTGGGATTTGAACATCTCTGACCTGACCCGCTTTGACAAGTGGAATGAGGAATTTCAACAATACGTGAAAAATGGAAATCTGCCTCAGTTCGAGATCGTTCGATTGCCCAACGACCACACCATGGGCACCAAACCTGGAGCCCTCACACCCCAGGCCTATGTGGCCCAGAATGACTACGCCCTCGGAAAACTCGTCCATACGGTGAGCCATTCTCCCTATTGGAAAAACACGGCCATTTTCGTGATCGAGGACGATTCCCAGGACGGCTTGGACCACGTGGACGCCCACCGGACCGAAGCGCTGGTGATCAGCCCGTATACCCAACGGGGCGGCACCGTGGATAGCACTTTTTACGATACGGCCTCCATGTTGAAGACCATAGAACTGATTCTCGGCATGAAGCCGATGACCCAGTACGACGCCGCGGCCCTGCCGATGATCAACGCCTTCACCACCCATCCGGATTTTGCGCCCTACGACGCCGTGCCCCCGACCTATCCCCTCGACGCCCGCAACGGCCACAATGCCCCCATGGCCATGGTGTCCGAACAGATGGACTGGAGCCAGGAAGACGTGGCCTCGCCCAAGAAATTGGATGAAGTCCTATGGGCAGCGACTCATCCGGGACAACCGTACCCGAAAAAAAGCGAGGCGGACGGTAGCCCCAATGCGGCCAACGGCAGCGCCGGTGTTGCCGAAGCAGCCGATTAA